From the genome of Azospira restricta, one region includes:
- a CDS encoding D-amino acid dehydrogenase has product MRVLVLGAGVVGVASAWYLARAGHEVTVVDRQPGAGLETSFANGGQISVSHAEPWANPRVLPKALKWLGREDAPLLFRLRWDPALLRWTLRFLRECTPGRTRGNIRRIVALALYSREQLGLLRQETGIEYDQLTRGILHIYTDAREFDAATRAAALMREFGCARRTISATDCVAIEPALAAAGPLLVGGDYTADDESGDAHKFTRALAALAAARGVAFRYGTAVERIDAAAGEVSALVTAGGERLVADAYVVAGASYTPRLLAPLGVRLPIYPAKGYSATLTLSEASVAPTVSLTDDGHKIVFSRLGQRLRIAGTAEFNGYDTTLNAVRCAALTQRAAQLFPELNAVGAPEYWCGLRPATPSNLPCIGRTRIGRLWVNAGHGTLGWTMACGAGAALADLLSGRRAEPDFPFHVQ; this is encoded by the coding sequence TTGAGGGTTCTCGTCCTCGGCGCCGGCGTCGTCGGCGTCGCCAGCGCCTGGTACCTCGCCCGCGCCGGCCACGAAGTCACCGTCGTCGACCGCCAGCCCGGCGCCGGGCTCGAAACCAGCTTCGCCAACGGTGGCCAGATCTCGGTCTCGCACGCCGAGCCGTGGGCCAACCCGCGGGTCCTGCCGAAGGCGCTGAAATGGCTCGGCCGCGAGGATGCGCCGCTGCTCTTCCGGCTGCGCTGGGACCCGGCGCTGCTGCGCTGGACGCTACGCTTCCTCCGCGAATGTACCCCCGGCCGCACCCGCGGGAACATCCGCCGCATCGTCGCGCTGGCGCTCTACAGCCGCGAGCAGCTCGGCCTGCTGCGGCAGGAGACCGGCATCGAGTACGACCAGCTGACGCGCGGCATCCTGCACATCTATACCGACGCCCGCGAATTCGACGCGGCGACGCGGGCGGCGGCGCTGATGCGCGAGTTCGGCTGCGCGCGGCGGACGATCTCGGCCACCGACTGCGTCGCGATCGAACCGGCGCTGGCCGCCGCCGGCCCGCTGCTGGTCGGCGGCGACTACACCGCCGACGACGAGTCCGGCGACGCGCACAAATTCACGCGCGCACTGGCGGCACTGGCCGCCGCGCGCGGCGTTGCCTTCCGCTACGGCACGGCGGTCGAGCGCATCGACGCCGCCGCTGGCGAGGTCAGCGCGCTGGTGACCGCCGGCGGCGAGCGCCTCGTCGCCGACGCCTACGTCGTCGCCGGCGCCAGCTATACGCCGCGGCTGCTGGCGCCGCTCGGCGTGCGCCTGCCGATCTACCCGGCGAAGGGTTATTCTGCGACGCTGACGCTCTCCGAGGCGAGCGTCGCGCCGACGGTGAGCCTCACCGACGACGGCCACAAGATCGTCTTTTCCCGCCTCGGCCAGCGCCTGCGCATCGCCGGCACCGCCGAGTTCAACGGCTACGACACGACGCTCAATGCGGTGCGCTGTGCGGCGCTGACGCAGCGCGCGGCGCAGCTGTTCCCGGAGCTCAACGCCGTCGGCGCCCCGGAATACTGGTGCGGGCTGCGTCCGGCGACGCCGTCGAACCTGCCCTGCATCGGCCGCACGCGGATCGGCCGGCTGTGGGTCAACGCCGGCCACGGCACGCTCGGCTGGACGATGGCCTGCGGCGCCGGCGCCGCGCTCGCCGACCTGCTTTCGGGGCGGCGTGCGGAACCCGACTTCCCGTTTCACGTTCAATAA